A stretch of the Salmo salar chromosome ssa20, Ssal_v3.1, whole genome shotgun sequence genome encodes the following:
- the LOC106580550 gene encoding testosterone 17-beta-dehydrogenase 3 isoform X1 — MDFMEVFFVSLGTAVIVFYGVKMVRFAKMFHPRVWFPQPESFFTSMGEWAVVTGGSDGIGRAYAFELAGRGLNVVILSRTKDKLDRVAVEIEETTGQKVKVIVADFTEDDMYECIEAKLKGLNIGVLVNNVGILPSHIPCKFLQTKDLEQKITKVINCNVKALVKMCQIVLPGMEIRCFGERGKGMIVNISSGVASVPSPIYTMYCASKVFVERFSQGLQAEYKAKGVMIQAVAPFGVSTPMTGYQKPNMVTLTAEDFVRSSLEYLLAGDKTYGSICHTVLGWMVKTVPKQILHSESMQDSLLEYVKKRLGK; from the exons ATGGATTTCATGGAGGTGTTTTTTGTCTCTCTTGGCACTGCAGTCATTGTCTTTTATGGAGTGAAAATGGTCCGCTTCGCTAAAATGTTTCATCCCAGAGTTTGGTTCCCGCAGCCAGAGTCCTTCTTTACATCCATGGGAGAGTGGGCAG TGGTCACTGGTGGGTCAGACGGAATAGGGAGGGCATATGCCTTTGAA CTGGCAGGACGTGGGCTGAACGTGGTGATCCTGAGCAGAACCAAGGACAAACTGGATCGGGTGGCAGTGGAGATAG AAGAAACCACGGGTCAGAAAGTGAAAGTGATCGTAGCCGACTTCACTGAGGATGACATGTACGAGTGCATTGAGGCGAAGCTGAAAGGCTTAAATATTGGTGTATTAG TGAATAACGTGGGGATTCTACCCAGTCATATTCCCTGCAAGTTCCTGCAGACTAAAGACCTGGAACag AAAATTACTAAAGTGATCAACTGCAATGTGAAAGCCTTGGTCAAG ATGTGCCAAATAGTCCTGCCAGGGATGGAGATAAGGTGTTTTGGAGAGAG AGGGAAGGGAATGATCGTGAACATCTCCTCTGGTGTGGCCAGTGTTCCTTCCCCCATATACACCATGTACTGCGCCTCAAAG GTGTTTGTGGAGAGGTTCTCTCAAGGTCTGCAGGCTGAATATAAAGCTAAAGGAGTCATGATACAG GCAGTGGCTCCATTTGGCGTGTCCACCCCCATGACGGGCTACCAGAAGCCCAACATGGTGACCCTGACAGCGGAGGACTTTGTCAGGTCGTCCCTGGAGTACCTCCTAGCCGGGGACAAGACCTACGGCAGCATCTGTCACACAGTACTG gGTTGGATGGTAAAGACTGTTCCCAAGCAGATCCTCCATAGTGAGAGCATGCAGGACAGTCTACTGGAGTATGTGAAGAAAAGACTGGGGAAATAG
- the LOC106580540 gene encoding 39S ribosomal protein L41, mitochondrial: MGVLNALRRGLVRGADRMAEFTSKRGSRTHYKGRGAQPTGVLTSSRKFVPVQAMIPQFVVPNLEGFKLKPYVSYRTPAGTEPAVTPEGLFSETVAPQIQKDFEEGSFDKEQLEKYGFEPTQEGKLFKLYPKNFIR, encoded by the coding sequence ATGGGTGTATTGAATGCTCTTCGAAGGGGCCTTGTGAGAGGAGCAGATCGTATGGCTGAATTCACCAGCAAGCGTGGCTCAAGGACTCACTACAAAGGCAGAGGGGCACAGCCAACGGGAGTACTGACCTCCAGCAGAAAATTTGTTCCAGTACAGGCAATGATCCCTCAGTTTGTGGTGCCAAACTTGGAGGGATTCAAACTCAAGCCCTACGTGTCGTACCGCACCCCGGCTGGAACGGAGCCCGCTGTCACCCCTGAGGGTCTGTTCTCTGAGACTGTGGCCCCACAGATCCAGAAAGACTTTGAGGAAGGCTCCTTTGATAAGGAACAGCTGGAGAAATACGGGTTTGAACCTACACAGGAAGGAAAGTTATTCAAACTCTACCCCAAGAACTTTATACGCTAA
- the LOC106580550 gene encoding testosterone 17-beta-dehydrogenase 3 isoform X2, with the protein MDFMEVFFVSLGTAVIVFYGVKMVRFAKMFHPRVWFPQPESFFTSMGEWAVVTGGSDGIGRAYAFELAGRGLNVVILSRTKDKLDRVAVEIEETTGQKVKVIVADFTEDDMYECIEAKLKGLNIGVLVNNVGILPSHIPCKFLQTKDLEQKITKVINCNVKALVKMCQIVLPGMEIRGKGMIVNISSGVASVPSPIYTMYCASKVFVERFSQGLQAEYKAKGVMIQAVAPFGVSTPMTGYQKPNMVTLTAEDFVRSSLEYLLAGDKTYGSICHTVLGWMVKTVPKQILHSESMQDSLLEYVKKRLGK; encoded by the exons ATGGATTTCATGGAGGTGTTTTTTGTCTCTCTTGGCACTGCAGTCATTGTCTTTTATGGAGTGAAAATGGTCCGCTTCGCTAAAATGTTTCATCCCAGAGTTTGGTTCCCGCAGCCAGAGTCCTTCTTTACATCCATGGGAGAGTGGGCAG TGGTCACTGGTGGGTCAGACGGAATAGGGAGGGCATATGCCTTTGAA CTGGCAGGACGTGGGCTGAACGTGGTGATCCTGAGCAGAACCAAGGACAAACTGGATCGGGTGGCAGTGGAGATAG AAGAAACCACGGGTCAGAAAGTGAAAGTGATCGTAGCCGACTTCACTGAGGATGACATGTACGAGTGCATTGAGGCGAAGCTGAAAGGCTTAAATATTGGTGTATTAG TGAATAACGTGGGGATTCTACCCAGTCATATTCCCTGCAAGTTCCTGCAGACTAAAGACCTGGAACag AAAATTACTAAAGTGATCAACTGCAATGTGAAAGCCTTGGTCAAG ATGTGCCAAATAGTCCTGCCAGGGATGGAGATAAG AGGGAAGGGAATGATCGTGAACATCTCCTCTGGTGTGGCCAGTGTTCCTTCCCCCATATACACCATGTACTGCGCCTCAAAG GTGTTTGTGGAGAGGTTCTCTCAAGGTCTGCAGGCTGAATATAAAGCTAAAGGAGTCATGATACAG GCAGTGGCTCCATTTGGCGTGTCCACCCCCATGACGGGCTACCAGAAGCCCAACATGGTGACCCTGACAGCGGAGGACTTTGTCAGGTCGTCCCTGGAGTACCTCCTAGCCGGGGACAAGACCTACGGCAGCATCTGTCACACAGTACTG gGTTGGATGGTAAAGACTGTTCCCAAGCAGATCCTCCATAGTGAGAGCATGCAGGACAGTCTACTGGAGTATGTGAAGAAAAGACTGGGGAAATAG